ATTCAATAATTCCTGCGCTTTATTATCACTTACTGCCAGCAATAACCCGCCCGAAGTCTGAGCATCAAAGATTAAATCTAAATCCGAGCGTTTAATATTATCTGACGCATTAATAAATTTCTCAAAAGCTGCCTGATTTCTATACGCGCCTTCAGGAACGAGTCCCATATCCGCAAGTTCTCTCACTCCTGAAATAGCGGGCAATTTCTCAACGAATAAATCACAGTCAAGATTATTGCTTACCATGTCGGCCAAGTGCCCGGCAAGCCCGAATCCTGTAACGTCCGTTGCTGCGTGAATATTTGCGTGTAAATCATCATTTAAATTCAACATGTTTAATTTTTTCATGCTTGAGACTGCTTCAATGCGGGTTAATTCATTCTCTATCATGTCGGCTTTTATTGCAGTTATAGCGATTCCCGTGCCTAGCTGCTTAGTTAATATTAACTTGTCGCCGGGTTTTGCTCCGATTGTGCGCCATAATTTATTCTTCTCGACTTCTCCATAAACTACAAGGCCGTATTTAGGTTCATCATCTTGAACGCTATGACCGCCCACTAAGAAAGCATTTGACGATCTGACACGTTCAAAGCCTCCTTCTAAAATTTTGCTCAATACTTCAAGCTCTAAATATTTAGTCGGGAAGCAAACGACATTTAACGCGACAATT
The genomic region above belongs to Synergistaceae bacterium and contains:
- the selD gene encoding selenide, water dikinase SelD; the protein is MGKKRLTELSHSSGUAAKIGPADLQKVLSGIPRVYGDRILASWDGSEDAAVFELDSNRLGILTIDFITPVVDDSFTWGQIAAANSISDIFAMGGRPIVALNVVCFPTKYLELEVLSKILEGGFERVRSSNAFLVGGHSVQDDEPKYGLVVYGEVEKNKLWRTIGAKPGDKLILTKQLGTGIAITAIKADMIENELTRIEAVSSMKKLNMLNLNDDLHANIHAATDVTGFGLAGHLADMVSNNLDCDLFVEKLPAISGVRELADMGLVPEGAYRNQAAFEKFINASDNIKRSDLDLIFDAQTSGGLLLAVSDNKAQELLNHAKNSGFEHAQIIGEFKAGTGTINLLAK